A region of Anopheles merus strain MAF chromosome 2R, AmerM5.1, whole genome shotgun sequence DNA encodes the following proteins:
- the LOC121587887 gene encoding developmentally-regulated GTP-binding protein 2, with the protein MGILEKISDIEKEIAKTQKNKATEYHLGLLKAKLAKYRSQLLEPSKKGEKGDGFDVLKSGDARIALIGFPSVGKSTLLSTLTKTESEAANYEFTTLTCIPGVIEYKGANIQLLDLPGIIEGAAQGKGRGRQVIAVARTADLVLMMLDATKPNVHRDLLEYELESVGLRLNKRKPNIYFKIKKGGGVSFNATCPLTRCNEKMVQTILHSFKIFNAEVLFREDCTEDEFIDVVTGNRIYLPCIYVYNKIDQISIEEVDRLARQPFSVVVSCNMHLNLDYLLEVLWEHLQLIRVYTKKPGAPPDFDDGLILRRGVSVEHVCHAIHRTLAAQFKYALVWGTSTKYSPQRVGISHIMSDEDVIQVVKK; encoded by the exons ATGGGTATCTTGGAGAAAATCTCGGACATCGAGAAAGAGATTGCgaaaacacagaaaaacaaaG CTACCGAGTACCACCTGGGATTGCTGAAGGCGAAGCTCGCCAAGTACCGGTCGCAGCTGCTCGAGCCGTCGAAGAAGGGCGAGAAGGGCGACGGGTTCGATGTGCTCAAGTCGGGCGACGCACGCATCGCCCTGATCGGCTTCCCGTCCGTCGGCAAGTCGACGCTGCTGTCCACGCTGACCAAGACGGAGAGCGAGGCGGCCAACTACGAGTTCACCACGCTCACCTGCATCCCGGGCGTGATCGAGTACAAGGGCGCCAACATACAGCTGCTCGATCTGCCCGGCATCATCGAGGGGGCGGCCCAGGGCAAGGGTCGCGGCCGGCAGGTGATAGCGGTCGCGCGCACCGCCGATCtggtgctgatgatgctggaCGCGACCAAGCCGAACGTGCACCGGGATCTGCTCGAGTACGAGCTGGAGTCGGTCGGGTTGCGGCTGAACAAGCGCAAGCCCAACATCTACTTCAAGATCAAGAAGGGGGGCGGGGTCAGCTTTAACGCGACCTGCCCGCTGACCCGGTGCAACGAAAAGATGGTACAGACGATACTGCACTCGTTCAAGATTTTCAACGCGGAGGTCCTGTTCCGGGAGGACTGCACGGAGGACGAGTTCATCGACGTGGTCACCGGCAACCGGATCTATCTGCCGTGCATCTACGTGTACAACAAGATCGATCAGATCTCGATCGAGGAGGTGGACCGGCTGGCCCGCCAGCCGTTCTCGGTGGTGGTGAGCTGCAACATGCACCTCAACCTGGACTACCTGCTGGAGGTGCTGTGGGAGCACCTGCAGCTGATCCGCGTGTACACGAAGAAACCGGGCGCACCGCCCGACTTTGACGATGGTCTGATTCTGCGAAGG GGTGTCTCGGTGGAGCACGTGTGTCACGCCATTCATCGTACGCTGGCGGCACAGTTCAAGTACGCGCTGGTGTGGGGCACGTCGACGAAGTATTCGCCCCAGCGGGTTGGCATTTCGCACATCATGAGCGACGAGGACGTTATTCAGGTCGTCAAAAAGTAA
- the LOC121587885 gene encoding uncharacterized protein LOC121587885, with protein MELIRKKMKPYQPSEQLVVRDSVSLSMDEDLSDDVEDEVFIRDGRTCRTYEDRGAKRPLMAPRRTRYGKATSGNGSGGVGCGGSAGGVRSSSPILKKYRRRKCWKCCEPFCYGLAAVTVLIGLIVLAALLLTAFPQPLQKIKIWFHKESAFSSAVIRDKFSSLMYTGADGSVSYANPSTLNGTLEMVPCTQITVQSVWTRVIARVNSESPLRKLDVNRDGVEDVIVGYGIDELVDEGIRGYIPQCTSRKTGITDLCGGGLLALNGLDGQTLWQRWTSFTIFSLKCNIDINADGGADCVAAGRGGLILALDGRNGRILWELKDYSDLESYAEISIDLYTINVVPDLNSDGIADILAVHVEETQRAHGGHIKLISGATGAILRSIPTPYREEMFVPMQVLTTGPATGADAFLVVTGGQNSPGGVYVLRRENLMKYPGESAFEPIVRLESSGFMVPAVLTDLNGDGVQDIVVSSFNSTVYAFDGANRTQLWSFTVADSESVSSIVPGHFDHDNVTDFMVKYNTGPGFPIYYYSQTTIVNGTNGKPFLDSTIKDSGGPNGLLGGVTISQTGGGDLFLHWQTQCRNRTADTTDEYQFIPESDVIQQSRADTCALRYNQSSVLKLYAITRHVEPPGAVIFSSDDLTIRLNETGAGTAEQSPPGYAAPMKHPKMKLRSRNDGQSSATLRKNSVEAASAGGQPANGPGDDVHMDKKLAPSTAAQRPADAVGVVVDRPGQAAAAAAAGHGGGRRKDIFREQQSQPMGQSIDALAEEEAKRQEKLALNNVYKKYIYNANDQEPGGELAGPLAEEGRGEERKPYIYLPYDQIEQEARNPYLTNQIPPAPVLGGLDYDYGTPPLEVDEGRPIPVPYKRPRYRSNGRDVRSKFGVFDDLDLHDRSLEEQVFNESNPTSSQIVKKVLLNDEIVDDLKNADPGSKGSKETLWDLEMEKEAKEAMNDVNAMNYEYSNSKARRQAGTVGSVVAKTVSSTVPPPTQPPLSTSTRSSVLPNENILPSIASSGVLLKSIPSAAGTATTSSPTLDYVFVMNVRESEQYPPLFLDSDLACIQEKMQAYRTYRNEDMVQLEKKFFAQCLKARLPDLAPQYPRYETQIIVTRVEIGCACSADLNPAREVCSQLHSYDQQRWTQYMGNEGNGRY; from the exons ATGGAGCTGATACGGAAGAAGATGAAACCGTACCAGCCGTCGGAGCAGCTGGTGGTGCGCGACAGCGTCAGCCTCAGCATGGACGAGGACCTGAGCGATGACGTGGAGGACGAGGTGTTCATACGGGACGGGCGCACCTGCCGCACGTACGAGGATCGGGGCGCGAAGCGGCCGCTCATGGCACCGAGGCGCACCCGGTACGGCAAAGCAACAAGTGGCAACGGGAGCGGCGGTGTGGGCTGCGGTGGCAGTGCGGGCGGCGTGCGCTCCTCCAGCCCCATCCTGAAGAAGTACCGCCGCCGGAAGTGCTGGAAGTGTTGCGAGCCGTTCTGCTACGGGCTGGCCGCGGTGACTGTTCTTATCG GACTCATCGTACTGGCCGCACTGCTCCTCACGGCTTTCCCGCAACCGCTGCAAAAGATCAAGATTTGGTTCCACAAGGAGTCCGCCTTCAGCAGTGCCGTCATCCGGGACAAGTTCAGCAGCCTAATGTACACCGGTGCGGACGGGAGCGTAAGCTACGCCAACCCCAGCACCCTCAACGGCACGCTGGAGATGGTCCCCTGCACGCAAATCACCGTGCAGAGCGTGTGGACGCGGGTCATTGCCCGCGTTAACAGCGAAAGCCCACTGCGCAAGCTGGACGTGAACCGGGACGGCGTGGAGGACGTGATCGTCGGGTACGGCATCGACGAGCTGGTGGACGAAGGCATCCGCGGCTACATCCCCCAGTGCACGTCGCGCAAAACCGGCATCACCGATCTGTGCGGCGGCGGGCTGCTCGCACTGAACGGCCTCGATGGCCAGACGCTCTGGCAGCGGTGGACCTCGTTCACGATCTTCTCGCTCAAGTGCAACATCGACATCAACGCGGACGGCGGGGCCGACTGTGTGGCGGCCGGGCGCGGCGGCCTCATACTGGCACTGGACGGGCGCAACGGCCGCATCCTGTGGGAGCTGAAGGACTACTCCGACCTGGAAAGCTACGCCGAGATCAGCATCGACCTGTACACGATCAACGTGGTGCCCGATCTGAACAGCGACGGCATCGCCGACATCCTCGCCGTACACGTGGAGGAAACGCAGCGCGCCCACGGTGGCCACATCAAGCTGATATCGGGCGCGACCGGCGCGATTCTGCGCAGCATCCCCACGCCCTACCGGGAGGAAATGTTTGTCCCGATGCAGGTGCTTACGACCGGGCCGGCCACCGGTGCGGATGCGTTTCTGGTGGTGACGGGCGGCCAGAACTCACCGGGCGGGGTGTACGTGCTGCGGCGCGAGAACCTCATGAAGTACCCGGGCGAGAGTGCGTTCGAGCCGATCGTGCGGCTCGAATCGTCcggcttcatggtgcccgccGTACTGACCGACCTGAACGGGGACGGCGTGCAGGACATTGTGGTCAGCTCGTTCAACTCGACCGTGTACGCGTTCGACGGTGCCAATCGCACGCAGCTGTGGTCGTTCACCGTTGCCGACTCGGAGAGCGTCAGCTCGATCGTGCCCGGCCACTTCGACCACGACAACGTGACGGACTTCATGGTGAAGTACAACACGGGGCCCGGCTTCCCGATCTACTACTACTCGCAGACGACGATCGTGAACGGCACGAACGGGAAACCGTTCCTCGACAGCACGATCAAGGATTCGGGCGGCCCGAACGGGCTGCTGGGCGGTGTTACCATCTCCCAAACCGGGGGTGGCGATCTGTTCCTGCACTGGCAGACCCAGTGCCGGAATCGCACGGCCGACACCACGGACGAGTACCAGTTCATACCGG AAAGTGACGTCATTCAGCAGTCCCGGGCGGACACGTGCGCCCTCCGCTACAACCAATCGTCCGTGCTGAAGCTGTACGCGATCACGCGCCACGTGGAACCGCCCGGTGCGGTCATCTTCTCGTCGGACGACTTAACGATCCGGCTGAACGAAACCGGCGCCGGCACGGCGGAACAATCGCCCCCGGGCTACGCGGCACCGATGAAGCATCCCAAGATGAAGCTGCGGAGTCGCAACGATGGCCAGAGCAGTGCCACGTTGCGCAAGAACTCGGTCGAGGCGGCATCCGCCGGCGGGCAGCCGGCGAACGGGCCGGGCGACGATGTGCATATGGATAAAAAGTTGGCCCCATCGACCGCCGCCCAGCGTCCGGCTGATGCGGTCGGTGTGGTAGTAGACAGGCCGGGccaggcggcggcggcggctgctgccggGCACGGTGGCGGCCGGCGCAAGGACATCTTTCGCGAACAGCAGAGCCAGCCGATGGGCCAGTCGATCGATGCGCTCGCGGAGGAGGAGGCAAAGCGGCAGGAAAAGCTGGCCCTGAACAATGTGTACAAGAAGTACATCTACAACGCGAACGATCAGGAACCGGGCGGCGAGCTGGCCGGTCCGCTGGCTGAGGAGGGAAGGGGAGAGGAGCGCAAACCGTACATCTATCTGCCGTACGATCAGATCGAACAGGAAGCG CGTAACCCATACTTGACGAATCAAATCCCGCCGGCCCCGGTGTTGGGTGGTTTGGACTATGACTATGGCACACCGCCCCTGGAGGTGGACGAGGGCCGTCCCATACCCGTACCGTACAAGCGTCCACGCTATCGCTCCAACGGGCGTGACGTTCGCAGCAAGTTTGGAGTATTCG ACGACCTCGATCTGCACGACCGTTCGCTGGAGGAGCAAGTGTTCAACGAGTCCAACCCGACCAGCTCACAGATCGTGAAGAAGGTGCTGCTGAACGACGAGATCGTGGACGACCTGAAGAATGCGGACCCGGGCAGCAAAGGCTCGAAGGAGACGCTGTGGGATCTGGAGATGGAAAAGGAAGCGAAGGAAGCGATGAACG ACGTCAACGCTATGAACTATGAgtacagcaacagcaaggcACGCCGGCAGGCGGGAACGGTCGGATCGGTCGTGGCCAAGACAGTCAGCTCGACGGTGCCACCGCCAACCCAGCCACCGCTATCCACGTCGACCAGATCGTCGGTGCTTCCAAATGAAAACATTCTTCCCTCGATTGCATCCTCGGGCGTGTTGCTGAAATCCATTCCCAGCGCAGCCGGAACGGCCACCACCTCATCCCCGACGCTCGATTACGTGTTTGTGATGAACGTGCGCGAATCGGAACAGTATCCGCCGCTCTTTCTCGACTCCGATCTGGCCTGCATCCAGGAGAAGATGCAAGCGTACCGTACGTACCGCAACGAGGACATGGTACAGCTGGAGAAGAAGTTCTTCGCCCAGTGTCTGAAGGCCCGGCTGCCCGATCTGGCCCCCCAGTACCCACGGTACGAGACGCAGATCATCGTGACCCGGGTCGAGATTGGCTGTGCGTGCAGTGCCGACCTGAATCCGGCGCGGGAAGTGTGCTCCCAGCTGCACAGCTACGACCAGCAACGGTGGACGCAGTACATGGGGAACGAGGGCAACGGGCGGTACTGA
- the LOC121587886 gene encoding signal recognition particle subunit SRP68: MVESKAEKAEVGREDVEADKENMDVEEPAADAPMKVFTVEILRLIKDMQLQHGLRHGDFQRYRGYCSRRVRRLRKTLNLPQGDRRHYKKRNVTLANLEKPNSDERFLHIPLMLAERTWSYAMQLRQESNTEPRKRFHLIEKLRKSCVYALQLQDLCASDRCDARTKLEAEAYSAWIHGSLHFELGLWQSAAENLKKAQVIYENLAQAMPEEEQTVYRAKVEELQPSLRYCAYNVGENASVNDLLEMRGQAGLLGNLSHLVAQTKAESMEAFQMTEWRGRSVTVRPEKVRLFLLSIQELGRSIEKAKDYPAKIEMLESVLLDCKDAIAAIKDEIKQDPKLRQPAAGEAGGAAGGGLIGIQYLLAYMSYTRLKLTLERNLFLVAQAKLTLDDPNVAEKTPLASGGGKKTKPQDLSRLYEIILQNVTEMQQLGGMEHDAAYQAEMEQLALSFRAFRCYYIAITLVAMKRWREAVAMYERSRKYASDASSSKTPCKDFDLRGELKQLIATIEGCKFSAHAYSVLEDDTADDTVLFGKSQKSSKPLYERLSHYKEDATLNSRNPNVFKLIPEMEPIPAKPLFFDLALNFVDFPSLDDKIEQKGSTGKGATAGMSGFVKGLFGWGGGGASK, encoded by the exons ATGGTTGAATCGAAAGCAGAAAAGGCAGAGGTAGGCCGAGAAGATGTCGAAGCCGACAAGGAAAACATGGACGTGGAAGAACCAGCGGCAGATGCCCCGATGAAAGTGTTTACGGTGGAAA TACTTCGTCTGATCAAGGACATGCAGCTACAGCACGGTCTCCGGCATGGCGACTTCCAGCGCTACCGTGGCTACTGCTCCCGGCGTGTCAGGCGGCTCCGCAAAACGCTCAACCTGCCCCAGGGCGACCGGCGCCACTACAAGAAGCGCAACGTGACGCTCGCCAACCTGGAGAAGCCGAACTCGGACGAGCGGTTCCTGCACATCCCGCTCATGCTGGCCGAGCGGACCTGGTCGTACGCGATGCAGCTGCGGCAGGAATCGAACACGGAGCCGCGCAAACGGTTCCATCTGATCGAGAAGCTGCGCAAATCGTGCGTGTACGCGCTGCAGCTGCAGGACCTGTGCGCCTCGGACCGGTGCGACGCGCGCACGAAGCTGGAGGCGGAAGCGTACTCCGCCTGGATCCATGGTTCGCTGCACTTCGAGCTGGGGCTGTGGCAGTCGGCGGCGGAAAACCTGAAGAAAGCGCAGGTAATTTACGAAAACCTCGCCCAGGCCATGCCGGAGGAAGAGCAAACCGTTTACCGCGCGAAGGTGGAGGAGCTGCAGCCGAGCCTGCGCTACTGCGCTTACAACGTCGGCGAGAACGCGTCCGTGAACGATTTGCTCGAAATGCGCGGCCAGGCCGGGCTGCTGGGCAATCTGAGCCATCTCGTGGCGCAGACGAAGGCGGAAAGCATGGAAGCGTTCCAGATGACGGAATGGCGCGGGCGCAGCGTGACGGTGCGCCCGGAGAAGGTGCGGCTCTTCCTGCTCAGCATACAGGAGCTGGGCAGGAGCATCGAGAAGGCGAAAGACTACCCGGCCAAGATTGAAATGCTGGAGAGCGTGCTGCTCGACTGCAAGGACGCGATCGCCGCGATCAAGGACGAGATCAAGCAGGACCCGAAGCTGCGCCAGCCGGCAGCCGGCGAGGCCGGTGGTGCGGCCGGCGGCGGGCTGATCGGCATTCAGTATCTGCTGGCGTACATGTCGTACACCCGGCTGAAGCTAACGCTCGAGCGCAACCTGTTCCTGGTGGCGCAGGCCAAGCTAACGCTCGACGATCCGAACGTGGCGGAAAAGACGCCGCTGGCCAGCGGCGGTGGCAAGAAAACGAAGCCACAGGATCTGTCCCGGCTGTACGAGATCATACTGCAGAACGTGACCGAAATGCAGCAGCTCGGCGGGATGGAACACGATGCCGCGTATCAGGCGGAGATGGAACAGCTGGCCCTTTCGTTCCGCGCCTTCCGCTGCTACTACATCGCCATCACGCTCGTGGCGATGAAGCGCTGGCGGGAAGCGGTCGCCATGTACGAGCGGTCGCGCAAGTACGCGAGCGACGCGTCCAGCAGCAAGACGCCGTGCAAGGATTTCGATCTGCGGGGCGAGCTGAAGCAGCTGATCGCCACGATCGAGGGCTGCAAGTTTTCGGCCCACGCGTACAGCGTGCTGGAGGACGACACCGCCGACGATACGGTACTGTTTGGCAAGAGCCAAAAATCCTCCAAACCGCTGTACGAGCGGCTGTCGCACTACAAGGAGGACGCCACGCTGAACTCGCGCAACCCGAACGTGTTCAAGCTGATTCCGGAGATGGAACCGATCCCCGCCAAGCCGCTGTTCTTCGATCTGGCCCTCAACTTTGTCGACTTTCCCTCGCTGGACGATAAGATCGAGCAGAAGGGCTCGACCGGCAAGGGTGCGACGGCCGGCATGTCCGGCTTTGTCAAGGGCCTGTTCGGCTGGGGCGGTGGCGGCGCCAGCAAGTAA
- the LOC121603671 gene encoding protein Pixie, with protein sequence MSRNRAAEETDKQTRIAIVSSDKCKPKRCRQECKKSCPVVRMGKLCIEVAMDSKIATLSEELCIGCGICVKKCPFEAITIINVPSNLDKHTTHRYSKNSFKLHRLPIPRPGEVLGLVGQNGIGKSTALKILAGKLKPNLGRYSDPPDWTDILAHFRGNELQNYFTKILEDSLRALIKPQYVDQIPKAIKGTVGALLDKKDERKNQMEICDLLDLTHIRDREIQALSGGELQRFACAMVCIQDGDIFMFDEPSSYLDVKQRLNCAMTIRSLIHPDKFIIVVEHDLSVLDYLSDFICCLYGVPGCYGVVTMPFSVREGINIFLDGYVHTENMRFRTESLTFKVSESASEEEIKRTCHYLYPKMKKRLGSFTLTINDGQFSDSEIIVLLGENGTGKTTFIRMLAGNLEPDEESEPLPVLNISYKPQKISPKSQSTVRYLLHEKIRDAYIHPQFVADVMKPLKIEEIMDQEVQNLSGGELQRVALVLCLGKPADVYLIDEPSAYLDSEQRLIAAKVIKRYILHAKKTGFVVEHDFIMATYLADRVIVFEGQPSVDTTAHTPQSLLNGMNRFLELLEITFRRDPNNFRPRINKLNSVKDVEQKRAGQYFFYEES encoded by the exons ATGTCTCGAAACCGTGCGGCCGAAGAGACGGACAAGCAGACGCGTATTGCGATCGTCAGCTCGGACAAGTGCAAACCGAAGCGATGCCGCCAGGAGTGCAAAAAGTCCTGCCCGGTGGTGCGGATGGGCAAGCTCTGCATCGAGGTGGCGATGGACTCGAAGATTGCCACGCTGTCGGAGGAGCTGTGCATCGGTTGCGGCATCTGCGTGAAGAAGTGCCCGTTCGAGGCGATCACGATCATCAACGTGCCGAGTAACCTGGACAAGCACACGACCCATCGCTACTCGAAGAACTCGTTCAAGCTGCACCGGCTGCCGATCCCGCGCCCGGGTGAGGTGCTCGGTTTGGTCGGCCAGAACGGTATCGGCAAGTCGACGGCGCTGAAGATTCTGGCCGGCAAGCTGAAGCCGAACCTTGGCCGCTACTCGGACCCGCCGGACTGGACCGACATTCTGGCGCACTTCCGCGGCAACGAGCTGCAGAACTACTTCACCAAGATCCTGGAGGACAGTCTGCGGGCGCTGATCAAGCCGCAGTACGTGGACCAGATCCCGAAGGCGATCAAGGGCACGGTCGGGGCGCTGCTGGACAAGAAGGACGAGCGCAAGAACCAGATGGAGATCTGCGACCTGCTCGACCTGACCCACATACGGGACCGCGAAATTCAGGCCCTGTCCGGTGGGGAGCTGCAGCGCTTCGCCTGCGCGATGGTGTGCATCCAGGACGGGGACATCTTCATGTTCGACGAGCCGTCCTCCTATCTGGACGTGAAGCAGCGGCTGAACTGCGCCATGACGATCCGATCGCTGATCCACCCGGACAAgttcatcatcgtcgtcgagCACGATCTGTCCGTGCTGGACTATCTGTCCGACTTTATCTGCTGCCTGTACGGGGTGCCCGGTTGCTACGGCGTCGTGACGATGCCGTTCTCCGTCCGCGAAGGCATCAACATCTTCCTGGACGGGTACGTGCACACGGAGAACATGCGCTTCCGGACGGAGTCGCTGACGTTCAAGGTGTCCGAGTCGGCGTCGGAGGAGGAGATCAAGCGCACCTGCCACTACCTCTACCCGAAGATGAAGAAGCGGCTCGGCTCGTTCACGCTCACGATCAACGATGGGCAGTTCAGCGATTCCGAGATCATCGTGCTGCTCGGCGAGAACGGTACGGGCAAGACGACGTTCATCCGCATGCTGGCGGGCAACCTGGAGCCGGACGAGGAGTCGGAACCGCTGCCGGTGCTGAACATCTCCTACAAGCCGCAGAAGATCTCGCCCAAGAGCCAGTCGACCGTGCGCTACCTGCTGCACGAGAAGATCCGCGACGCGTACATCCATCCGCAGTTCGTGGCGGACGTGATGAAGCCGCTGAAGATCGAGGAAATCATGGACCAGGAGGTGCAGAATCTGTCCGGTGGTGAGTTGCAGCGCGTTGCGCTGGTGCTGTGCCTGGGCAAACCGGCCGACGTGTATCTGATCGACGAACCGTCCGCCTATCTGGATTCCGAGCAGCGTCTGATTGCGGCCAAGGTTATTAAGAG ATACATTCTGCACGCCAAGAAGACCGGTTTCGTCGTAGAGCACGATTTCATCATGGCCACCTATCTGGCCGACCGGGTCATCGTGTTCGAGGGTCAACCGTCGGTGGACACGACGGCCCACACGCCCCAATCCCTGCTGAACGGTATGAATCGGTTCCTGGAGCTGCTGGAGATCACATTCCGACGCGATCCGAACAATTTCCGACCCAGAATCAACAAGCTGAACTCGGTGAAG GATGTGGAGCAAAAGCGTGCGGGACAGTACTTCTTCTACGAGGAATCATAA
- the LOC121603672 gene encoding uncharacterized protein LOC121603672 isoform X1, with amino-acid sequence MQARTAVRMKQEVAVGMYVDEDRDVYMIERKDTIVDIIRMQQKAGLWQTLSVDLVDCGPGSREGDNYMSIIKRVKAHCKAKSVDGRNHVFTISLIFKRQITNPNRRRLFRCDAAFENEITAYASIVPVLQRISPYDLPYPKCVTAGSDEHGDRIVLEDLTTSGYAMLDRRVGLSYEHCIAVMKELAKLHAVSLAMKHAHPHEYADVCSKIREIVYCPEAAEFYTHSLESSLRGALDSLRYSNGEQGELDGPIRAVEGLTGRLYRIMSGLVCDGIDEGWRVICHGDTWVNNLMFSADRQHVRLIDLQTMRCTTPVLDILHLLYTSTEHSMRRQYVTELLLQYRQSLLEALGEHFCACEEPAAAAALLRRYAEQFSYGRLRAEYDRCLPYGLGIAMWLLPAVTFNPDKIPDLDAVTIQDFKTKKHDKRIAQIVSNDYHTRMRDIVLEMYDQGVLQRLKSDRI; translated from the exons ATGCAAGCCCGCACAGCCGTCAGGATGAAGCAAGAAGTGGCGGTCGGCATGTACGTGGACGAGGATCGGGACGTGTACATGATCGAGCGGAAGGACACGATCGTCGACATCATCCGGATGCAGCAGAAGGCGGGCCTGTGGCAGACGCTGTCGGTCGACCTGGTCGACTGCGGGCCGGGCAGCCGGGAGGGCGACAACTACATGTCGATCATCAAGCGGGTAAAGGCCCACTGTAAGGCGAAATCGGTCGACGGGCGAAACCACG TGTTTACGATTTCGCTGATTTTTAAGCGTCAAATTACCAACCCGAACCGGCGCCGGCTGTTCCGCTGCGATGCCGCGTTCGAGAACGAGATCACCGCGTACGCGAGCATCGTCCCGGTGCTGCAGCGGATATCGCCGTACGATCTGCCGTACCCGAAGTGCGTGACGGCCGGCAGCGACGAGCACGGCGATCGGATCGTGCTGGAGGATCTGACCACGAGCGGGTACGCCATGCTCGATCGACGGGTTGGGCTGAGCTACGAACACTGCATTGCGGTGATGAAG GAGCTGGCGAAACTGCATGCCGTCTCGCTCGCGATGAAGCACGCGCACCCGCACGAGTACGCCGACGTCTGCTCGAAGATCCGCGAGATCGTGTACTGTCCGGAGGCGGCCGAGTTCTACACACATTCCCTCGAGTCGTCGCTGCGGGGCGCCCTGGACAGCCTGCGGTACAGCAACGGCGAGCAGGGCGAGCTGGACGGCCCGATCCGGGCGGTGGAGGGGCTGACCGGCCGGCTGTACCGCATCATGTCCGGGCTGGTGTGCGACGGCATCGACGAGGGCTGGCGCGTCATCTGCCACGGCGACACCTGGGTGAACAATCTGATGTTTAGCGCGGACCGGCAGCACGTCCGGCTGATCGACCTGCAGACGATGCGCTGCACCACCCCGGTGCTGGACATACTGCACCTGCTGTACACGAGCACGGAGCACTCGATGCGCCGGCAGTACGTgaccgagctgctgctgcagtaccGCCAGTCGCTGCTCGAGGCGCTGGGCGAGCATTTCTGCGCGTGCGAGGAACCGGCCGCGGCCGCCGCGCTGCTGCGCCGCTACGCGGAGCAGTTTTCGTACGGCCGGCTGCGGGCCGAGTACGATCGCTGCCTGCCGTACGGGCTCGGCATCGCGATGTGGCTGCTGCCGGCCGTCACCTTCAACCCGGACAAGATACCGGACCTGGACGCGGTCACGATTCAAGATTTCAAGACGAAGAAGCACGACAAGCGCATCGCCCAGATCGTCTCGAACGACTACCACACGCGGATGCGCGACATTGTCCTGGAAATGTACGATCAAGGCGTGCTGCAGCGGCTCAAGAGCGACCGCATCTAG
- the LOC121603672 gene encoding uncharacterized protein LOC121603672 isoform X2, translating into MFTISLIFKRQITNPNRRRLFRCDAAFENEITAYASIVPVLQRISPYDLPYPKCVTAGSDEHGDRIVLEDLTTSGYAMLDRRVGLSYEHCIAVMKELAKLHAVSLAMKHAHPHEYADVCSKIREIVYCPEAAEFYTHSLESSLRGALDSLRYSNGEQGELDGPIRAVEGLTGRLYRIMSGLVCDGIDEGWRVICHGDTWVNNLMFSADRQHVRLIDLQTMRCTTPVLDILHLLYTSTEHSMRRQYVTELLLQYRQSLLEALGEHFCACEEPAAAAALLRRYAEQFSYGRLRAEYDRCLPYGLGIAMWLLPAVTFNPDKIPDLDAVTIQDFKTKKHDKRIAQIVSNDYHTRMRDIVLEMYDQGVLQRLKSDRI; encoded by the exons TGTTTACGATTTCGCTGATTTTTAAGCGTCAAATTACCAACCCGAACCGGCGCCGGCTGTTCCGCTGCGATGCCGCGTTCGAGAACGAGATCACCGCGTACGCGAGCATCGTCCCGGTGCTGCAGCGGATATCGCCGTACGATCTGCCGTACCCGAAGTGCGTGACGGCCGGCAGCGACGAGCACGGCGATCGGATCGTGCTGGAGGATCTGACCACGAGCGGGTACGCCATGCTCGATCGACGGGTTGGGCTGAGCTACGAACACTGCATTGCGGTGATGAAG GAGCTGGCGAAACTGCATGCCGTCTCGCTCGCGATGAAGCACGCGCACCCGCACGAGTACGCCGACGTCTGCTCGAAGATCCGCGAGATCGTGTACTGTCCGGAGGCGGCCGAGTTCTACACACATTCCCTCGAGTCGTCGCTGCGGGGCGCCCTGGACAGCCTGCGGTACAGCAACGGCGAGCAGGGCGAGCTGGACGGCCCGATCCGGGCGGTGGAGGGGCTGACCGGCCGGCTGTACCGCATCATGTCCGGGCTGGTGTGCGACGGCATCGACGAGGGCTGGCGCGTCATCTGCCACGGCGACACCTGGGTGAACAATCTGATGTTTAGCGCGGACCGGCAGCACGTCCGGCTGATCGACCTGCAGACGATGCGCTGCACCACCCCGGTGCTGGACATACTGCACCTGCTGTACACGAGCACGGAGCACTCGATGCGCCGGCAGTACGTgaccgagctgctgctgcagtaccGCCAGTCGCTGCTCGAGGCGCTGGGCGAGCATTTCTGCGCGTGCGAGGAACCGGCCGCGGCCGCCGCGCTGCTGCGCCGCTACGCGGAGCAGTTTTCGTACGGCCGGCTGCGGGCCGAGTACGATCGCTGCCTGCCGTACGGGCTCGGCATCGCGATGTGGCTGCTGCCGGCCGTCACCTTCAACCCGGACAAGATACCGGACCTGGACGCGGTCACGATTCAAGATTTCAAGACGAAGAAGCACGACAAGCGCATCGCCCAGATCGTCTCGAACGACTACCACACGCGGATGCGCGACATTGTCCTGGAAATGTACGATCAAGGCGTGCTGCAGCGGCTCAAGAGCGACCGCATCTAG